The Mesorhizobium sp. NBSH29 genome has a segment encoding these proteins:
- a CDS encoding Lrp/AsnC family transcriptional regulator, with the protein MSLDRIDIAILGTLQKDGRISNAALAEKVGLSQSACSRRLDSLEKTGVVRGYHARLSNAALGHQMTAIVHISLSGQFEKTLSDFEAAVKRCPNILSCHLMSGEYDYILRIAARDLADYERIHKEWLSAMPHVTKINSSFALREVIDRTAIGMKPEIA; encoded by the coding sequence ATGTCACTCGACAGGATCGATATCGCCATTCTAGGCACGCTGCAGAAGGATGGGCGCATTTCCAATGCGGCGCTTGCCGAAAAGGTTGGCTTGTCTCAGTCGGCCTGTTCGCGACGGCTCGACAGTCTGGAAAAGACCGGTGTTGTGCGCGGCTACCACGCCCGTCTATCCAATGCGGCACTTGGCCATCAGATGACGGCAATTGTGCACATTTCACTGTCCGGTCAATTCGAGAAAACGCTGTCCGACTTCGAGGCAGCGGTTAAGCGTTGTCCGAATATACTGTCCTGCCACCTGATGTCCGGTGAATACGATTATATTCTGCGGATCGCCGCCCGTGACTTGGCAGACTATGAGCGGATCCATAAAGAATGGCTGTCGGCTATGCCGCATGTTACCAAGATCAACTCCTCCTTTGCACTGCGCGAAGTCATTGACAGGACCGCTATTGGGATGAAACCAGAAATAGCCTGA
- a CDS encoding putative bifunctional diguanylate cyclase/phosphodiesterase gives MFRLERSFFRFARALSDAVLGTVSDIVTTEDDKNTLRISQVEAFNAVRLPLMASNLLGIFVAWGNLGNVDGGVPLAVWYAGMIVLVVVDLGTAPRLFGYRPTAEEAEHHYWRSAFVRFVYGIGWGLAIVLFYAEAGPQGKLVLTVLLSVFLCSSVFVLAYLPTAVYAFAVPILALSAATLVLAGTRDHYFELLLMGIFFVAFPFTLHRYTRSFAERALALVKVDEQNQLLTLLLNDFEAHSGDWLWQTDNDMRIQRVSDAFYKQSGVPAENITGITLDQFIGAHLPDDPDAASETVRSRQLVKAREPFRDLPIQLKFAGKDQWWSVTGTPTYDRDGQFKGYRGIGREITKQMRQQMTMTYLAHHDTLTGLANRASFNSEIDRIRRAATLNGCRFALVMFDLDDFKAVNDTSGHAAGDAVLRALCKRVEKALPPSAFLSRIGGDEFAAVIELTLGEDATDVRDIASRVVAAVSRPLRLPEGRFKVSASAGIAVLPDDGNDIRAVMQLADIALYNAKVEGKERVSVASAADAAAYAYRKQLEVDLRKAVDEDALTLFFQPVVDASTGKTLLFEALARWKHPEFGLIPPDEFIGIAEQTGSIQEIGAWALNDACRQASAWPEHVRVAVNISPLQFNLDELPRLVASTLRRNGLEASRLELEITESAYLGGIEQVQKIVAELQALGVTIAIDDFGTGYSSLSSLQHIPFNKLKIDQSLIRRGPAQKRTLSILRSIVAIGKALDLQVTAEGVETEEQAIFLRRLGCNSLQGYVFSRPMHGADIAGFLIAETSRGNRKSQSALQQGNGIVAA, from the coding sequence ATGTTCCGACTGGAGCGGTCGTTTTTCAGGTTTGCCCGAGCGCTGTCGGACGCAGTGCTGGGAACCGTGTCGGATATTGTTACTACCGAGGATGACAAGAACACCTTGCGGATCAGCCAGGTGGAGGCATTCAACGCCGTTCGCCTGCCATTGATGGCATCCAATTTGCTTGGGATTTTCGTTGCTTGGGGAAACCTCGGCAACGTCGATGGCGGCGTGCCGCTGGCCGTCTGGTACGCCGGGATGATCGTCCTTGTGGTGGTCGATCTTGGGACCGCTCCGCGCCTATTCGGCTATCGACCGACCGCCGAAGAGGCAGAGCACCACTACTGGCGAAGCGCCTTCGTGCGCTTTGTTTACGGCATCGGCTGGGGCCTGGCCATAGTTCTGTTTTATGCCGAAGCCGGGCCACAGGGAAAACTGGTGCTGACCGTCCTGCTCTCGGTCTTCCTGTGCTCGTCCGTATTCGTGCTGGCCTATCTGCCGACTGCCGTCTACGCCTTTGCAGTTCCCATTTTGGCCCTGTCAGCCGCGACACTGGTTTTGGCAGGAACGCGTGACCACTATTTCGAATTGCTCCTGATGGGCATCTTTTTCGTGGCTTTCCCATTCACCCTGCACCGCTACACGCGCTCCTTCGCTGAGCGGGCCCTTGCCTTGGTCAAGGTCGACGAACAGAACCAGCTCCTGACGTTACTGCTCAACGATTTTGAAGCGCATTCCGGCGACTGGCTGTGGCAGACCGATAACGACATGCGTATCCAGCGTGTATCTGATGCCTTCTACAAGCAGTCAGGCGTGCCGGCTGAAAACATTACCGGCATTACGTTGGACCAATTTATCGGCGCTCATCTCCCGGACGATCCAGACGCCGCCAGCGAAACCGTGCGTTCGCGCCAGCTTGTCAAAGCGCGTGAACCATTTCGTGACCTTCCCATCCAGCTCAAATTCGCTGGCAAAGACCAGTGGTGGTCGGTCACCGGTACCCCGACCTATGATCGCGACGGACAGTTCAAGGGCTATCGCGGCATCGGTCGCGAAATTACCAAGCAGATGCGCCAGCAGATGACGATGACATATCTGGCCCATCACGACACGCTGACAGGGCTTGCCAACCGCGCGAGTTTCAATTCCGAGATAGACCGCATCCGCCGCGCCGCCACGCTGAACGGCTGCCGCTTTGCGCTGGTGATGTTTGATCTTGATGACTTCAAGGCCGTCAACGACACCTCCGGCCATGCTGCCGGCGATGCTGTGTTGCGGGCATTGTGCAAGCGTGTCGAAAAAGCGCTGCCGCCCAGTGCCTTCCTTTCGCGCATTGGAGGTGATGAGTTTGCTGCCGTCATCGAATTGACGTTGGGCGAGGATGCCACTGATGTTCGCGACATTGCATCCCGGGTGGTGGCAGCTGTCAGCCGTCCGCTGCGGCTGCCCGAAGGCCGGTTCAAGGTGAGCGCCAGTGCCGGCATCGCGGTTCTGCCAGACGATGGCAACGACATCCGTGCCGTCATGCAACTGGCAGACATCGCGCTTTACAACGCCAAAGTCGAGGGAAAGGAGCGGGTGAGCGTGGCGAGCGCCGCGGATGCGGCAGCTTACGCCTATCGCAAGCAGCTTGAGGTCGATCTGCGCAAAGCAGTCGACGAGGATGCGCTGACCCTTTTCTTCCAACCGGTTGTTGATGCTTCAACCGGCAAAACCTTGCTGTTTGAAGCGCTCGCCCGCTGGAAACATCCGGAATTCGGGCTTATTCCCCCTGATGAATTCATAGGTATTGCAGAGCAGACTGGAAGCATCCAGGAAATCGGCGCATGGGCGCTGAACGATGCTTGCCGACAGGCCTCTGCGTGGCCGGAGCACGTGCGTGTGGCGGTCAATATCTCGCCCCTCCAGTTCAATCTTGACGAACTGCCGCGTCTGGTCGCCTCAACGCTGCGCCGCAACGGGCTTGAGGCAAGCCGCCTAGAGCTCGAGATTACCGAAAGCGCCTATCTTGGTGGGATTGAGCAGGTGCAGAAGATTGTCGCTGAATTGCAGGCGCTGGGCGTCACGATAGCCATCGACGATTTTGGCACCGGCTATTCCAGCCTCTCGTCGCTCCAGCACATTCCATTTAACAAGCTCAAGATTGACCAGTCACTCATACGCCGGGGTCCAGCTCAAAAACGCACCCTGAGTATTCTGAGGTCGATCGTGGCGATTGGCAAGGCACTCGACCTCCAGGTCACGGCCGAAGGCGTGGAGACCGAAGAGCAGGCGATCTTCCTGCGCCGCCTCGGCTGCAACAGCTTGCAGGGCTATGTGTTCAGCCGGCCGATGCACGGAGCCGACATTGCCGGCTTTCTGATCGCTGAGACATCACGCGGCAACCGAAAGAGCCAGAGCGCATTGCAGCAAGGCAATGGCATCGTCGCCGCTTGA
- a CDS encoding OmpA family protein: MLNRRIFATGLAAMFVLPTAVYAQEGATPSAAQIERSLDAAPRTKLRREQRVTVQELKRRPEMRRMAPSIDIQSINFAFASDEIPESQYDKVDNIATAMERILRRRPREVFLIEGHTDAVGSFAANQALSERRAQSLRRVLVREFDIPRRALETVGYGEEFLLVPTQNENWRNRRVTLRRITDVLRGQ, translated from the coding sequence ATGCTGAACCGCAGAATATTTGCCACTGGCCTTGCTGCCATGTTTGTGTTGCCCACAGCTGTTTACGCACAGGAAGGTGCGACACCGTCAGCCGCACAGATTGAACGCAGCCTGGACGCTGCCCCCCGCACCAAACTACGGCGCGAGCAGCGTGTAACCGTGCAGGAACTCAAGCGCCGGCCAGAAATGCGCCGCATGGCGCCATCTATCGACATTCAGTCGATCAACTTTGCTTTCGCATCAGACGAAATTCCAGAATCGCAATACGACAAGGTGGACAACATCGCGACAGCGATGGAGCGCATCCTGCGTCGGCGTCCGCGTGAGGTTTTCCTGATTGAAGGTCATACCGATGCTGTCGGCTCCTTTGCGGCCAATCAGGCCCTGTCGGAGCGCCGCGCCCAGTCGCTCCGCCGTGTTCTTGTGCGTGAATTCGATATCCCACGTCGCGCGCTGGAAACCGTAGGGTATGGCGAGGAGTTTCTTCTGGTGCCGACCCAGAACGAAAACTGGCGCAACCGCCGCGTCACCCTGCGCCGCATTACCGACGTCCTGCGCGGCCAGTAA
- a CDS encoding Dabb family protein, with product MIRHIVFFSARDASDREAIKSGLQILAKIPHSSHFEVSFNQNIDPLCDAIDVVVYAEFEDQEALLAYKADPLYAEATREVKPLRDLRYSADFIAA from the coding sequence ATGATACGCCACATCGTTTTCTTCAGTGCCCGCGACGCAAGTGATCGCGAAGCGATCAAGTCTGGCCTGCAAATTCTGGCTAAAATTCCACATTCCAGCCATTTTGAGGTTTCCTTCAACCAGAATATCGATCCGCTTTGCGATGCTATTGATGTCGTGGTCTACGCGGAATTCGAAGATCAGGAAGCGCTGCTCGCTTACAAGGCCGATCCGCTTTACGCTGAGGCCACGCGAGAGGTGAAGCCGCTGCGCGACCTTCGCTATTCGGCCGACTTCATCGCTGCCTGA
- a CDS encoding DUF2066 domain-containing protein — protein MADGQEELYRATVIVTGEREETRIPGLRSAFETMMSKVSGQPDIASNAKFAHWSSMVPSFVWSYTYHDRFFGRPIHDEQGTRDRPFDLTVQFEPSAINDILADMNEKAWPEPRPILATVIEVKWPTRRYMLSVNGRQGIDQRESLLNASRRFGVPIALVSPDASAVGAEADSFVPMDEATLEKIAKASGTQHVLVGQIAWSENDLGWVGTWQLWSETYSERWSVRGVSFDAAFRDAIGGAAQVLSHRS, from the coding sequence GTGGCAGATGGGCAGGAAGAGCTTTATCGCGCGACGGTCATTGTAACCGGAGAGCGGGAGGAAACTCGGATCCCTGGCTTGCGAAGCGCGTTCGAAACCATGATGTCCAAGGTAAGCGGGCAACCGGATATCGCGAGTAACGCCAAGTTTGCGCACTGGTCATCCATGGTTCCCAGTTTCGTCTGGTCCTATACCTATCATGACCGATTTTTCGGCCGTCCGATCCACGACGAGCAGGGCACGCGCGATCGGCCATTTGATTTGACAGTGCAATTCGAGCCTTCCGCAATAAATGATATTTTGGCCGACATGAACGAGAAGGCATGGCCAGAGCCCCGTCCGATCCTAGCAACCGTGATCGAGGTGAAATGGCCGACCCGCAGGTATATGCTATCGGTAAACGGCCGACAGGGCATTGATCAGCGGGAATCGCTTCTGAACGCATCACGGCGCTTTGGCGTTCCAATTGCGTTGGTATCCCCTGACGCTTCGGCTGTCGGAGCCGAAGCCGATTCATTTGTGCCAATGGACGAAGCCACTCTCGAGAAGATAGCGAAGGCTTCCGGGACACAGCATGTCCTGGTCGGGCAGATTGCATGGAGCGAAAACGATCTGGGTTGGGTTGGAACATGGCAGCTGTGGTCGGAAACGTATTCGGAGCGCTGGTCCGTGAGAGGCGTAAGTTTTGATGCCGCTTTCCGCGATGCCATCGGTGGCGCGGCACAGGTTCTCTCGCATCGATCCTGA
- a CDS encoding GNAT family N-acetyltransferase produces MATEKKPEAIPVTVTFLEMTAPPSHYPQLPYNRHIALLRTKNMPLHFYRYLIDRVGRKWHWVNVLRMDDDELARAIHAPDRDTRVLYLDGSPAGFFDIKVISAREAELSYFGMMDHALGQGLGKWFLGAAIEAAWSHKPDVVSVQTCTLDHPAALPLYQRLGFSPVGQKKEVVLPMRVEERTTAVMRG; encoded by the coding sequence ATGGCGACCGAGAAGAAGCCGGAGGCGATTCCCGTCACCGTCACCTTTCTGGAGATGACAGCTCCGCCATCGCACTATCCGCAACTTCCCTATAATCGGCACATTGCGCTTCTACGCACCAAAAACATGCCGCTGCACTTTTATCGCTATCTCATCGACCGCGTGGGCCGCAAATGGCACTGGGTCAATGTCTTGCGCATGGATGATGATGAGCTTGCGAGAGCCATCCACGCACCAGACCGTGATACCCGCGTGCTCTATCTCGACGGTTCGCCTGCAGGCTTTTTCGACATCAAGGTGATTTCGGCGCGCGAGGCCGAGCTTTCCTATTTCGGCATGATGGACCATGCGCTTGGCCAAGGGCTCGGCAAATGGTTCTTGGGCGCTGCCATCGAAGCGGCCTGGTCGCACAAGCCGGATGTGGTGAGCGTCCAGACATGCACGCTAGACCATCCGGCAGCCTTGCCGCTTTACCAGAGACTCGGGTTTTCTCCCGTAGGCCAGAAGAAAGAGGTGGTGCTACCGATGAGAGTCGAAGAGCGGACGACAGCTGTGATGCGCGGCTGA
- a CDS encoding invasion associated locus B family protein produces the protein MKFIRVALASSVSLWAAGLSVAQDANPSAATEPAPLKPPLVWAVSCRPVDVGARIACVMAQSLSLPDSSEEILKVEVVPRAALGNDNALVRLSFAHGVVPSSQIGLQVDGGKLFKVPLQRSDANGLYTTAPIGADFVTQMRMGRALNVSFILSNGKVATLPVSLFGFTAAYDAIQALLKSAEAVAPH, from the coding sequence ATGAAATTCATTCGTGTTGCCCTGGCCTCCTCGGTGTCGCTATGGGCGGCCGGCCTGTCCGTCGCGCAGGATGCAAACCCTTCGGCGGCTACTGAGCCAGCACCCCTGAAACCGCCGTTAGTGTGGGCGGTGAGTTGCCGCCCGGTAGACGTTGGTGCGCGCATTGCCTGCGTCATGGCGCAGTCACTTTCACTGCCAGATTCCTCGGAGGAGATCCTTAAGGTTGAGGTTGTTCCGCGTGCGGCGCTGGGCAATGACAATGCTCTGGTTAGGCTCAGCTTTGCACATGGCGTTGTTCCCTCCTCGCAGATCGGACTGCAGGTAGATGGCGGCAAGCTGTTTAAGGTCCCGCTGCAGCGGAGCGACGCGAACGGCCTTTATACCACTGCTCCCATTGGAGCTGACTTCGTTACCCAAATGCGTATGGGCAGGGCTCTGAATGTTTCGTTCATTCTGTCCAACGGAAAAGTGGCCACATTGCCTGTGTCACTTTTTGGTTTCACTGCAGCCTATGATGCTATCCAGGCGCTGTTGAAATCAGCAGAGGCTGTGGCACCACACTAG
- the ald gene encoding alanine dehydrogenase, which yields MRVGCPKEIKNHEYRVGLTPGAVREYSAHGHEVLVETGAGAGIGADDNAYRAAGATIVKTAEEVFARSDMVVKVKEPQPAEWAQLRADQILYTYLHLAPDPEQTKGLVASGVTAIAYETVTDERGGLPLLAPMSEVAGRLSIQAGATALQKANGGRGVLLGGVPGVLPGKVAILGGGVVGLHAAKMAVGLGADVTILDRSIPRLRQLDDIFNGRVHTRYSTVEALEEECFSADIIVGAVLIPGAAAPKLVTREMLSGMKKGAVLVDVAIDQGGCFETSHATTHADPIYVVDGVIHYCVANMPGAVPVTSAHALNNATLHYGLQLADKGLKALIDDPHLRNGLNVHKGKITNRAVAEALGYEMAEPKAVLAA from the coding sequence ATGCGCGTGGGATGTCCAAAGGAAATCAAAAACCATGAATATCGTGTTGGCCTGACTCCAGGCGCAGTACGGGAATACTCGGCCCACGGCCATGAAGTATTGGTGGAAACAGGTGCCGGCGCTGGCATTGGCGCCGATGACAATGCCTACCGCGCCGCCGGCGCCACCATTGTGAAGACTGCAGAGGAAGTATTTGCCAGGTCGGACATGGTGGTGAAAGTCAAGGAACCACAGCCGGCCGAATGGGCACAGTTGCGGGCCGATCAGATTCTCTACACATATCTTCATCTTGCGCCCGATCCCGAACAGACGAAGGGACTTGTGGCCTCGGGCGTGACAGCCATTGCCTATGAGACAGTGACCGATGAGCGTGGCGGACTACCTCTCCTTGCGCCCATGTCGGAGGTTGCCGGCCGACTGTCGATCCAGGCTGGCGCTACTGCGCTTCAAAAAGCCAATGGCGGACGCGGCGTTCTTTTGGGCGGTGTTCCCGGCGTTCTACCTGGCAAAGTTGCCATCCTGGGTGGCGGCGTGGTTGGCCTGCATGCTGCTAAAATGGCGGTCGGGCTTGGTGCCGATGTCACCATACTGGATCGCTCAATTCCGCGTCTGCGGCAGCTCGACGACATTTTTAATGGCCGCGTCCATACGCGTTATTCGACAGTAGAGGCACTGGAAGAAGAGTGCTTTTCGGCCGATATCATCGTCGGCGCGGTTCTAATCCCCGGTGCTGCTGCGCCCAAGCTGGTAACGCGCGAAATGCTTTCTGGAATGAAGAAGGGTGCGGTCCTGGTCGACGTCGCCATCGACCAGGGTGGTTGTTTTGAAACCTCCCATGCCACCACGCATGCCGACCCTATCTATGTGGTCGACGGTGTGATTCATTATTGCGTGGCGAACATGCCAGGCGCAGTGCCAGTCACTTCGGCCCATGCGCTGAACAATGCGACGCTGCATTATGGACTGCAACTGGCCGATAAAGGCCTGAAGGCGCTGATCGACGATCCGCATCTGCGCAACGGTCTCAATGTTCACAAAGGCAAGATCACTAACCGCGCCGTCGCCGAAGCCTTAGGCTACGAGATGGCAGAACCCAAGGCTGTTCTGGCGGCGTGA
- the dapB gene encoding 4-hydroxy-tetrahydrodipicolinate reductase, with protein MTIRVVMAGATGWVGKALVAAIAREADLALAGAVSRSAAGQDAGTASGGEPVGIAVAATLEEALATPSDVVIDYTKPNIVKANTLAAIAAGRHVVIGTSGLGADDYAEIDAAARAGGVGVIAAGNFSITATLLKRFALMAAKYVPDVEIIDYAKATKPDAPSGTARELAEAIAEMRLPSTATPQADVLGIKETRGAGVGSGGGVQVHAVRLPSFILSCEALFGLPDERLTIRHDAGSSPAPYVAGTLLAVRKVATVKGLVRGLDTLID; from the coding sequence ATGACGATCAGGGTAGTGATGGCCGGCGCGACCGGGTGGGTCGGCAAAGCGCTGGTGGCAGCCATTGCGCGCGAGGCGGATCTCGCGCTCGCCGGCGCTGTCTCACGCAGCGCTGCCGGGCAGGACGCCGGAACAGCCAGTGGTGGCGAACCCGTCGGTATAGCGGTCGCGGCAACGCTCGAGGAAGCACTGGCCACGCCATCTGACGTGGTGATCGACTATACAAAGCCGAACATCGTCAAGGCGAACACTTTGGCAGCCATTGCCGCCGGCCGTCATGTTGTCATAGGAACTTCAGGTCTTGGTGCAGATGACTACGCCGAGATCGACGCAGCAGCCCGCGCCGGAGGCGTCGGTGTCATCGCTGCTGGCAATTTTTCCATTACCGCAACATTGTTGAAGCGCTTTGCTTTAATGGCGGCAAAATACGTGCCCGATGTCGAGATCATCGACTATGCCAAGGCCACCAAGCCCGACGCGCCTTCGGGCACAGCGCGTGAACTGGCAGAAGCCATCGCCGAAATGCGCCTGCCATCCACCGCTACGCCGCAAGCCGATGTGCTTGGCATCAAGGAAACACGCGGCGCGGGTGTCGGATCTGGCGGCGGGGTCCAGGTGCACGCGGTGCGGCTGCCATCATTCATCCTGTCTTGCGAAGCGTTGTTCGGTCTGCCCGATGAACGGCTGACCATCCGCCATGATGCTGGATCATCCCCCGCGCCTTATGTGGCTGGCACGCTGTTGGCTGTGCGCAAGGTCGCTACGGTCAAAGGCCTGGTGCGCGGTCTGGATACTCTCATCGACTGA
- a CDS encoding DUF1203 domain-containing protein: MLIRFVAMPSDQAAAYRAGADDANGMPPERGISDGDGIPCRHCLQHVRQGEPYLTLAYRPFPRLQPYAESGPIFLHAEECTRAPESDVLPDMYRGGFEQIVRGYGHNDRIVYGTGAVVAPLEICTHAYSLLERPDIAYVHIRSSRNNCYSCRIERG; encoded by the coding sequence ATGCTGATCCGCTTTGTTGCCATGCCGTCCGATCAGGCCGCCGCCTATCGTGCAGGCGCTGACGATGCCAATGGAATGCCGCCCGAGCGGGGCATCTCTGATGGCGACGGCATCCCGTGCCGCCATTGCCTGCAGCATGTCAGGCAGGGCGAGCCCTATCTGACGCTTGCCTATCGGCCGTTCCCAAGACTGCAGCCTTACGCGGAATCAGGGCCGATCTTTCTCCATGCCGAGGAATGCACGCGGGCACCGGAAAGCGACGTGCTGCCAGACATGTATCGCGGTGGCTTCGAGCAAATCGTTCGCGGATATGGCCACAACGACCGCATTGTCTACGGCACCGGCGCAGTCGTCGCTCCTCTTGAGATCTGCACCCATGCGTACAGCCTGTTGGAACGCCCCGATATCGCTTACGTCCACATCCGCTCATCGCGTAACAATTGCTATTCCTGCCGCATCGAACGCGGGTGA
- a CDS encoding YadA-like family protein, producing the protein MEKSIISCVAVCAGLFSAVPAAMSDQVIFDDLIVVGSACVGFDCTDGETFGFDTIKLKENNLRIFFEDTSVASSFPTNDWAIEINDSADGGMNFFSIVDRTANQTLLRVCAVSDTTCTNIIPGGSVVPAQVVANTTAIAGQEVRISSNTSLLGVHETRLSTLDNQVGTLGTRVDGLDARMGDLDNRVGQIDERVTINKDGVAIALALGGGAPLLAEQNGSVAINYGNFNGASAFGVNAGFRLNDMAVLNGAIGVGTGTGTVGGRIGAQFSW; encoded by the coding sequence ATGGAGAAATCCATCATAAGTTGTGTCGCCGTTTGCGCAGGGCTCTTCTCTGCTGTGCCGGCCGCTATGTCGGATCAAGTGATATTTGATGATTTGATTGTTGTCGGAAGTGCTTGCGTCGGATTTGACTGCACAGACGGTGAAACTTTCGGCTTCGATACTATTAAGCTAAAAGAAAATAACTTGCGTATATTTTTCGAAGATACCAGCGTGGCATCGAGCTTTCCTACAAATGACTGGGCGATTGAGATCAACGACTCGGCGGACGGCGGGATGAACTTTTTCTCCATCGTGGACCGTACTGCCAACCAGACGCTTTTACGGGTCTGTGCAGTCAGCGACACTACCTGTACAAATATCATTCCCGGCGGGTCCGTAGTGCCGGCACAAGTCGTCGCGAATACGACAGCGATTGCCGGACAGGAAGTCCGCATCAGTTCCAACACTTCGCTACTTGGCGTTCATGAGACACGGTTAAGCACTCTGGACAACCAGGTTGGAACGCTTGGCACCCGCGTCGACGGGCTGGATGCCCGGATGGGCGATCTGGACAATCGGGTCGGGCAGATCGATGAACGCGTGACCATCAACAAAGACGGCGTAGCGATTGCTCTTGCCCTCGGTGGTGGGGCGCCGTTGCTCGCCGAGCAGAACGGGTCTGTCGCAATCAATTACGGCAACTTCAACGGTGCCAGCGCTTTTGGTGTTAATGCCGGTTTCCGCCTGAATGATATGGCCGTGTTGAACGGTGCCATCGGCGTTGGCACGGGTACCGGAACCGTCGGCGGTCGCATTGGAGCGCAATTCAGCTGGTAA
- a CDS encoding SAM-dependent methyltransferase: MNDDVISGKVLPEAVRLTADNLVEITRGLPGKARLVLKAGLKLARGSLTVRLPDGRAVILGGNAPGPAAEVVLKNWNLPGRAFSGGTIGVAESYMDGDWESPDVTTFLELFVINNETGEKAAGGNWLMMTVQRIRHWLNQNTKSGSKRNISAHYDLGNQFYKHWLDQTMTYSSALFSTGANDLESAQTAKYAALAKALKLKRSDHVLEIGCGWGGFAEYAAGTIGCRVTGLTISREQYDFARERLEKAGLSNKVEIKLQDYRDETGRYDKIASIEMFEAVGEKYWPVFFGKVKQCLKEGGMAGLQIITINEKAYETYRKRPDFIQRYVFPGGMLPTPAILKALGAAQGLSFLREHAFPQDYARTLAEWRIRFWASWDKIVPLGFDDRFKKLWEFYLHYCEAGFRAEYIDVRQVVYKA, translated from the coding sequence ATGAACGATGACGTGATATCCGGTAAAGTGTTGCCTGAAGCTGTACGGCTGACCGCCGATAATCTCGTTGAAATTACCCGTGGCCTACCGGGAAAGGCGCGTCTGGTCCTGAAGGCGGGATTGAAGCTCGCGCGAGGCTCGCTCACCGTGCGCCTTCCTGACGGGCGCGCTGTAATCCTTGGCGGGAATGCACCCGGACCGGCCGCAGAAGTTGTTTTGAAAAATTGGAACCTGCCGGGACGCGCCTTTTCTGGTGGCACAATCGGGGTCGCGGAATCCTATATGGATGGCGATTGGGAAAGCCCGGACGTGACGACGTTTCTGGAGCTGTTCGTGATCAACAACGAAACCGGCGAAAAGGCGGCGGGCGGAAACTGGCTGATGATGACTGTACAGCGGATCCGCCACTGGCTTAACCAGAACACGAAAAGCGGATCAAAGCGCAATATCTCGGCCCATTACGACCTTGGCAACCAGTTCTACAAGCATTGGCTGGATCAGACGATGACCTATTCGTCTGCGCTTTTTTCAACCGGGGCCAACGATCTTGAGAGTGCGCAGACAGCCAAATATGCGGCGCTGGCCAAGGCATTGAAACTAAAACGCTCCGACCATGTGCTGGAGATTGGCTGTGGCTGGGGCGGGTTTGCTGAATATGCGGCGGGTACTATCGGTTGTCGCGTTACGGGCCTCACGATCAGCCGGGAGCAATATGATTTTGCGCGCGAGCGCCTTGAAAAGGCAGGGCTGTCGAACAAGGTCGAGATCAAGTTGCAGGATTATCGTGACGAGACCGGGCGCTACGACAAGATCGCCTCGATCGAGATGTTTGAGGCGGTGGGCGAAAAATATTGGCCGGTGTTTTTTGGCAAGGTCAAACAATGCCTGAAAGAAGGCGGCATGGCCGGGCTGCAGATTATCACTATCAATGAAAAGGCCTATGAGACCTACCGCAAGCGGCCGGACTTCATCCAGCGCTATGTGTTTCCTGGCGGCATGCTGCCGACGCCCGCTATTCTGAAAGCCCTGGGTGCGGCGCAAGGACTTTCATTCCTGCGCGAGCATGCTTTTCCGCAGGACTACGCGCGCACCTTGGCCGAATGGCGCATCCGTTTCTGGGCCTCATGGGACAAGATCGTCCCACTTGGGTTCGATGACCGGTTCAAGAAGCTCTGGGAGTTTTATCTCCACTATTGCGAGGCAGGCTTTCGAGCCGAATATATTGATGTGCGGCAGGTGGTCTACAAGGCGTAG